One genomic segment of Synchiropus splendidus isolate RoL2022-P1 chromosome 16, RoL_Sspl_1.0, whole genome shotgun sequence includes these proteins:
- the pacc1 gene encoding proton-activated chloride channel has translation MLGKDTSYQVFDDDDDYEQNILPPDLFGDPTDELEDFEEPNENGSPDDYFREGNQSMRFSKTCLKNFFTVLLIFVYLLLTTVAAFLAYQTITDFMDKLNHPVMSVTYKEVVQFSPPGIALYPGKAKLLSCNHYYHGNIPPLVNPGTPQKGDCVIEEVSYIGPFTNQTEKKALVIRGPSDVRSKELVFLQFSHNETDEDFSAITYMLFAKFSDLVDSSNTSEFMRNCERNYSMWTFSGGFRTWVKMSLVKTSSDTFDDIEFRQESAVVKFNDNRPDDEKGNELFFAVFEWRDPFQQERRLIVTANAWSSIAILCGVFMALFKAANFAKLTVQWIIRMRKRHLRNKVKKLHQITA, from the exons ATGCTCGGGAAGGACACTTCATACCAAGTG ttcgacgatgatgatgactaTGAACAAAACATACTCCCTCCAGATCTTTTTGGGGATCCCACTGATGAACTTGAAGATTTTGAAGAGCCAAACGAGAACGGTTCACCAG ATGATTACTTCAGAGAGGGGAATCAGTCGATGAGATTTAGCAAAACATGCCTGAAGAATTTCTTCACGGTGCTGCTCATCTTCGTCTACCTGCTGCTCACCACAGTGGCAGCCTTCCTGGCCTACCAGACCATCACCGACTTCATGGACAAACTCAACCACCCCGTCATGTCTGTGACCTACAAAGAGGTTGTCCAGTTCTCTCCTCCAG GTATCGCTCTGTATCCTGGCAAGGCGAAGCTGCTGAGCTGCAATCATTACTACCACGGCAACATTCCGCCACTGGTGAATCCTGGGACCCCCCAGAAGGGAGACTGTGTTATTGAGGAGGTGTCCTACATCGGGCCCTTCACCAACCAGACAGAG AAAAAAGCCCTGGTGATCCGCGGGCCCTCTGATGTCAGAAGCAAAGAGCTGGTCTTCCTGCAGTTCAGTCACAACGAAACGGACGAAGACTTCAGCGCCATCACCTACATGCTTTTCGCCAAGTTTAGCGATTTGGTCGACAG TTCTAATACGTCTGAGTTCATGCGCAACTGTGAGAGAAATTACTCCATGTGGACCTTCTCTGGAGGCTTCAGAACCTGGGTCAAGATGTCTTTAGTGAAGACGTCGAGCGACACCTTCGACGACATCGAGTTTCGGCAAGAG TCTGCTGTGGTGAAATTTAACGACAACCGACCCGATGACGAAAAAGGGAATGAGCTGTTCTTCGCTGTTTTTGAGTGGCGCGATCCTTTTCAGCAAGAACGCCGACTG ATTGTGACGGCGAATGCCTGGAGTTCTATTGCGATTCTCTGTGGGGTCTTCATGGCTCTTTTCAAAGCAGCAAACTTTGCCAAACTGACTGTGCAGTGGATCATCCGCATGCGGAAGCGGCATCTTCGAAACAAAGTCAAGAAGCTTCACCAAATTACCgcataa